The following proteins are co-located in the Nonlabens ponticola genome:
- a CDS encoding glycoside hydrolase family 31 protein, producing the protein MITNTELNNQGNVFPGKLTSFDHTVDTLMFSTDNGVILQLQVLRDSVLRFRYGVGGKMEDDFSYAIDHSGNRGYNKLEVSEHKDYYEVQTSKVLCRISKADLRSRIFDIDGKIICEDELGFHYEESYQYGGEIVKMSKKAQPGESYYGLGDKPADMNMRAKRFELWGTDQYAFGKQTDPLYKNVPFYVGLQNKTAYGIFFDNTFRSYFDFAHERHHVTSFWAQGGSMDYYFIYGPDVNSVVSGYTELTGKPELPPLWALGYHQCKWSYYPESNVREIAAKFRELQIPCDAIYLDIDYMDGFRCFTWDNDKFPDPTKMISDLREDGFKTIAIIDPGIKVDPDYSVYQEAMDNDYFCKRADGPYMKGKVWPGQCYFPDYTNPEVREWWAGLFKGLIADNGLSGIWNDMNEPAVMEVPNKTFPDDVRHDYDGHPCSHRKAHNIYGMQMARATYEGVKKFIYPKRPFVITRSAYSGTQRYTSSWFGDNVATWEHLSIANIQAQRMALSGMSFAGSDIGGFAEQPTGELFARWIALGVFHPFCRVHSSGDHGDQEPWTFDENVTNITRKFVELRYKLLPYLYTTFWQYAEEGTPMLKSLVIYDQEDAQTHYRNDEFIFGDQILVCPVLEPNAKGRRMYIPRGEWYNYWTRETITGGREEWVDADIDSIPLFVKSGSIIPRYPVMQYVGEKKIEFLTLDVYYTIGKEKSIVYEDANDGYDYKKGRFSLRNLKFKGSEKEMVISQYKDGKFKTEYETLRFNFIGLPFEIDYVEVDNAKIPLEELKYDVKTQTMYIHKEFSELHVVGK; encoded by the coding sequence ATGATTACAAATACTGAATTAAATAATCAGGGAAATGTCTTCCCTGGAAAGTTGACGTCCTTTGATCACACGGTCGATACCTTAATGTTTTCAACAGATAATGGCGTGATACTGCAATTGCAGGTGCTGCGTGACAGTGTGCTACGTTTTAGGTACGGTGTAGGCGGCAAGATGGAAGATGATTTTTCCTATGCCATCGATCATAGCGGTAATCGTGGTTACAATAAGTTAGAAGTAAGCGAGCATAAAGATTATTATGAGGTGCAAACCAGTAAGGTGCTGTGCCGCATTTCTAAAGCAGATTTGCGCTCACGCATCTTTGATATAGATGGCAAGATCATTTGTGAGGATGAGCTAGGCTTTCACTATGAAGAGAGCTATCAATACGGCGGTGAGATCGTCAAGATGTCCAAAAAAGCACAGCCTGGCGAGAGCTACTACGGCCTAGGCGACAAGCCAGCAGATATGAACATGCGCGCCAAGCGTTTTGAGCTTTGGGGTACTGATCAATATGCTTTTGGAAAACAAACAGACCCACTTTATAAGAATGTACCATTTTACGTAGGATTGCAGAATAAAACGGCCTACGGTATTTTCTTTGACAATACATTTAGATCCTATTTTGATTTTGCCCACGAGCGTCATCACGTGACCAGCTTCTGGGCGCAAGGTGGTTCCATGGACTATTATTTTATCTACGGTCCAGATGTGAATAGCGTCGTGAGCGGTTATACAGAGTTGACTGGTAAACCCGAGTTGCCACCATTGTGGGCGCTGGGTTATCACCAGTGTAAGTGGAGTTACTATCCTGAAAGCAACGTGAGAGAAATCGCGGCAAAATTCCGCGAGCTGCAGATTCCTTGTGATGCGATCTATCTGGATATTGATTACATGGATGGATTCCGTTGTTTTACATGGGATAATGATAAGTTCCCAGATCCTACCAAAATGATTAGCGATTTGCGGGAAGATGGTTTCAAGACCATCGCCATCATCGATCCAGGAATTAAGGTAGATCCAGATTATAGTGTCTACCAAGAAGCCATGGACAACGATTACTTCTGTAAGCGTGCCGACGGTCCTTACATGAAAGGTAAAGTGTGGCCAGGCCAGTGCTATTTCCCAGATTACACCAATCCTGAAGTGCGTGAATGGTGGGCTGGATTGTTTAAAGGCTTGATTGCTGATAATGGATTATCGGGTATCTGGAATGATATGAACGAGCCTGCGGTCATGGAAGTGCCTAATAAGACGTTTCCAGACGACGTGCGCCACGATTATGACGGGCATCCTTGCTCGCATAGAAAAGCGCACAACATCTATGGAATGCAAATGGCACGCGCGACGTATGAAGGCGTGAAGAAATTTATTTACCCTAAGCGCCCTTTTGTAATTACACGATCTGCCTATTCTGGAACGCAGCGTTATACCAGCAGCTGGTTTGGCGATAATGTAGCGACTTGGGAACACTTGAGCATTGCAAATATCCAGGCACAACGCATGGCGCTATCAGGAATGTCCTTTGCAGGATCTGATATTGGTGGCTTTGCAGAACAGCCTACAGGCGAGCTTTTTGCCAGATGGATTGCGCTAGGTGTGTTCCATCCGTTTTGTAGGGTGCATTCCAGTGGTGATCATGGCGATCAAGAACCATGGACTTTTGACGAGAACGTTACCAACATCACAAGAAAGTTTGTGGAGTTGCGATATAAGTTATTGCCATACCTATACACCACTTTCTGGCAATATGCTGAAGAAGGCACACCAATGCTGAAGTCTCTAGTGATCTATGATCAAGAAGATGCTCAAACACATTACCGCAACGATGAGTTCATTTTTGGTGATCAGATACTGGTTTGTCCAGTATTGGAGCCTAATGCTAAAGGTCGTCGCATGTACATACCGCGAGGCGAGTGGTACAATTACTGGACTCGTGAGACCATCACAGGTGGTCGTGAGGAATGGGTAGATGCAGATATTGACAGCATTCCGCTATTTGTGAAATCTGGTTCAATCATACCGCGTTATCCAGTGATGCAGTATGTAGGCGAGAAGAAGATTGAGTTCCTGACGCTAGACGTTTATTACACCATAGGCAAAGAAAAGTCCATCGTGTATGAAGATGCTAATGATGGTTACGATTATAAGAAAGGCCGTTTCAGTTTACGTAATTTGAAGTTCAAAGGCTCTGAAAAAGAGATGGTGATTTCACAATACAAAGACGGTAAATTCAAAACGGAATATGAAACACTGCGTTTTAATTTCATCGGTTTGCCATTTGAGATTGATTATGTTGAGGTTGATAATGCAAAAATCCCGCTAGAAGAATTGAAGTATGATGTCAAGACCCAAACCATGTACATCCACAAAGAATTTAGTGAGTTACATGTGGTAGGGAAATAG
- a CDS encoding DUF3575 domain-containing protein has protein sequence MKKLLFVAAILAAGTAFAQDTDQTDSERRLEEFNNQKRHEVSLDVVAGIAGLGINPRYEYVLGRYSGVGADLNIGIADEDDLDYRETFSLTPYYRQYFFSKEDYGAKGFYAEGFLKFYTFEDDYYNFDSNQGFSTTTSESYFETAIGAGIGWKWVSNSGFLIDINLGIGRNLGLADEPEDDYLPEVTGRGGVNFGWRF, from the coding sequence ATGAAGAAACTATTATTTGTAGCTGCAATACTAGCAGCAGGTACTGCATTTGCCCAGGATACGGACCAAACTGATTCAGAAAGAAGACTAGAAGAATTCAATAATCAAAAACGCCATGAAGTTAGCCTAGACGTAGTAGCAGGTATCGCAGGTTTAGGGATCAATCCGCGTTATGAATATGTTCTAGGACGCTACAGTGGTGTTGGTGCAGACTTAAACATCGGTATAGCAGATGAGGATGACCTTGATTATAGAGAAACCTTTAGTTTAACGCCCTACTACAGACAGTACTTCTTCTCTAAAGAGGACTATGGTGCTAAAGGCTTTTACGCAGAAGGGTTTTTGAAATTCTACACTTTTGAGGATGATTATTACAACTTCGACAGCAATCAAGGTTTTTCTACAACTACAAGTGAGTCTTATTTTGAGACAGCCATCGGTGCCGGAATAGGCTGGAAATGGGTAAGCAATTCTGGTTTCTTAATCGATATCAATTTGGGAATAGGCCGTAATCTAGGTCTGGCAGACGAACCAGAAGATGATTATCTACCAGAGGTAACCGGTCGCGGTGGCGTGAATTTCGGTTGGAGATTCTAG
- the pepT gene encoding peptidase T, which produces MTHQEITDRFISYITIDTESDPASDTTPSTEKQWNLARKLHQELLDMGLSDASIDENAYVMATIPSNLDREAPTIGFISHFDSTPDFTGANIKPQIIENYDGDDIPLKGSDLILSPDYFEDLKQYKGQTIITTDGTTLLAADDKAGITEIMTAAKHLMDHPEIKHGDIKIGFTPDEEIGRGAHKFEVAKFGADWAYTMDGSQIGELEYENFNAAGAVVTVKGKIVHPGYAKGKMINSMYIATEFIGSLPRLETPEHTEDYQGFFHLHDMEGAVEETKLHYIIRDHDKDHFEARKEMMRKLVADLNAQYDTDAVSIEIKDQYFNMKEKVEPVMHIVEIAEQAMKDLDIEPIIKPIRGGTDGSQLSYMGLPCPNIFAGGHNFHGPYEYVPVESMIAASKVIVRIAELVARKK; this is translated from the coding sequence ATGACACACCAAGAGATTACCGATAGATTTATAAGTTACATCACCATTGATACAGAGTCTGATCCAGCCAGCGATACCACGCCTAGTACAGAAAAACAATGGAATCTTGCGCGCAAGCTGCATCAGGAATTATTGGACATGGGATTGAGTGATGCATCGATTGATGAGAATGCCTATGTGATGGCGACTATACCATCAAACCTTGATCGTGAAGCACCTACCATAGGTTTTATATCACATTTTGACAGCACGCCAGACTTTACGGGTGCTAACATCAAACCGCAAATCATAGAAAACTATGACGGCGATGATATACCTCTCAAAGGCAGCGATCTGATCCTATCGCCTGACTATTTTGAAGATTTAAAGCAATACAAAGGCCAGACCATCATCACAACTGACGGTACTACACTGCTTGCCGCAGACGATAAGGCTGGAATAACCGAGATCATGACAGCGGCAAAACACCTCATGGATCATCCAGAAATCAAGCATGGCGACATTAAAATAGGCTTTACACCAGATGAGGAAATAGGTCGTGGCGCGCACAAATTTGAGGTGGCAAAATTTGGTGCAGATTGGGCTTACACTATGGACGGTAGTCAGATAGGTGAGCTGGAATATGAGAATTTCAACGCTGCTGGTGCCGTAGTAACGGTCAAAGGCAAGATTGTACATCCAGGATATGCCAAAGGCAAGATGATCAATTCAATGTACATTGCGACAGAGTTTATAGGGTCGCTGCCACGACTGGAAACACCAGAACATACAGAGGACTATCAAGGATTTTTCCACTTACACGATATGGAAGGTGCCGTTGAGGAAACCAAATTGCACTATATCATACGCGATCATGACAAGGATCATTTTGAGGCTCGCAAGGAAATGATGCGCAAGCTAGTGGCCGACCTCAACGCACAATATGATACAGATGCCGTAAGCATCGAGATCAAGGATCAATATTTTAACATGAAAGAAAAGGTCGAGCCCGTCATGCACATCGTCGAAATTGCAGAACAGGCCATGAAAGACCTAGATATTGAACCCATCATTAAACCCATACGAGGTGGTACTGATGGATCGCAACTAAGCTATATGGGTTTGCCTTGTCCCAATATTTTTGCAGGTGGACATAATTTTCACGGGCCTTATGAATATGTGCCTGTAGAAAGTATGATCGCAGCCAGTAAGGTCATCGTGCGCATAGCAGAGTTGGTGGCACGGAAGAAATAG
- a CDS encoding L-threonylcarbamoyladenylate synthase — MAKKKKYQDVDLPVPEELLQETIKQLKQGNVILYPTDTIYGIGCDATNYDAVEKIYEIKKRDHSKSMLILVDSFQMLDQYVEEVPEMAWEVLKLNKKPLTIIYDRPKGMAENLVAADNTIGIRVTNDPLCRKLISRLRRPIVSTSANFSGDPSPVHFSDISEELKNKVDYVVDLPLPGKDIKPSSIMKISSDGVIKIIRK; from the coding sequence ATGGCAAAGAAGAAAAAATATCAAGATGTAGATCTACCAGTTCCTGAAGAATTGCTGCAGGAAACCATCAAGCAATTGAAACAGGGTAATGTGATCCTGTATCCTACAGACACCATCTACGGTATAGGCTGTGACGCTACAAATTATGATGCTGTAGAAAAGATCTATGAGATCAAGAAGAGAGATCATTCTAAATCAATGTTGATACTGGTGGACAGCTTTCAGATGCTGGATCAATATGTTGAAGAAGTGCCAGAAATGGCTTGGGAAGTTCTCAAATTAAACAAGAAACCACTGACTATTATCTACGACAGGCCTAAGGGCATGGCAGAAAATTTGGTTGCTGCAGACAACACCATCGGAATAAGAGTCACAAACGATCCTCTATGTCGCAAACTCATCAGCAGATTGCGCAGGCCTATTGTGTCTACTAGCGCTAACTTCAGTGGCGACCCATCACCAGTTCACTTTTCAGATATTTCTGAAGAGCTAAAGAATAAAGTAGATTATGTTGTGGATCTACCGTTACCTGGTAAAGATATCAAGCCTAGTTCCATCATGAAGATTTCCAGTGATGGCGTCATCAAAATCATCAGAAAGTAA
- a CDS encoding DUF4382 domain-containing protein, giving the protein MKNVLKWMLIPLMFIGIVSCSDDDNNDGTARVTFKLVDAPGDYDNVFVDVQGIVVKYNGDVDDDNDSDDIDDIDEDENTVIINMDNTGVYDLLELTGGENVILADDEIPAGRISQIRLILGDDNSVVIDGESFPLRTPSAQQSGLKLQVNEEIESGILYNFVLDFDADKSIVRQGNGGFSLKPVIRTQLEAASGAIAGSVNPIDVQTLVTASNGVDEITTFTNADGNYRLSGVPAGTYTVTFEQEVPGSDNDNDEDDDTTETRTIVVNDVEVSTGAVTTLELVDFDQD; this is encoded by the coding sequence ATGAAAAATGTATTGAAATGGATGTTAATTCCATTGATGTTTATAGGAATTGTTTCCTGTAGCGATGATGACAACAATGATGGCACCGCGCGTGTTACTTTTAAATTGGTCGATGCTCCTGGCGATTATGACAATGTTTTTGTTGATGTTCAAGGAATTGTGGTAAAGTACAATGGAGATGTGGACGATGATAATGACAGCGACGACATTGACGATATCGATGAAGATGAGAACACGGTTATCATCAACATGGATAACACCGGCGTTTATGACCTACTGGAACTTACTGGTGGTGAGAACGTGATCCTTGCAGACGATGAAATTCCTGCGGGTAGAATAAGCCAGATACGCCTGATTTTAGGTGATGACAATTCGGTTGTGATTGATGGTGAATCTTTCCCTTTGAGAACACCTAGTGCACAACAATCTGGATTAAAACTGCAGGTAAACGAAGAGATTGAAAGCGGTATTCTTTACAATTTCGTTTTGGATTTTGATGCCGATAAGTCGATCGTAAGACAAGGTAATGGCGGATTTTCATTAAAACCAGTCATACGCACACAGCTTGAGGCTGCGTCTGGCGCGATCGCAGGATCTGTAAACCCTATTGATGTTCAAACGCTTGTGACAGCCAGCAATGGTGTTGACGAGATCACGACCTTTACCAATGCAGATGGTAATTATCGCCTGAGTGGTGTACCAGCTGGAACCTACACAGTGACTTTTGAACAAGAAGTTCCTGGTAGTGACAATGATAATGATGAAGACGATGACACTACAGAAACTCGTACTATCGTAGTAAACGATGTAGAGGTCTCCACAGGTGCAGTGACTACACTTGAATTAGTGGACTTTGATCAAGATTAA
- a CDS encoding DUF1801 domain-containing protein, which translates to MKTKATNTTEYIAMYPQWEQQLTIMREILEDTILVPEIKWGAPCYTLKGKNLIGMVAFKHHCALWFHKGSLLSDPFGVLVNAQPGKTKMLRQMKFQQGEVLDRALIAKYVQECIDLELASQ; encoded by the coding sequence ATGAAAACGAAAGCCACCAACACAACTGAATACATCGCTATGTACCCGCAATGGGAACAACAGCTTACCATCATGCGGGAAATCCTGGAAGACACGATACTTGTACCAGAAATTAAATGGGGCGCGCCGTGCTACACCTTAAAGGGCAAAAATTTGATAGGAATGGTAGCCTTTAAACATCATTGCGCGCTCTGGTTTCACAAGGGAAGCTTATTGTCAGACCCATTTGGTGTACTTGTAAATGCGCAGCCAGGAAAAACCAAAATGCTAAGACAGATGAAATTTCAGCAAGGTGAAGTATTAGATCGGGCTTTGATTGCAAAATATGTTCAAGAGTGCATCGATTTAGAACTAGCGTCGCAATAA
- a CDS encoding CCA tRNA nucleotidyltransferase, producing the protein MKYPEALEAPVFQILSKAASELRMPSFVIGGFVRDFFLKRGKATDIDVVAVGSGIELAKKTKELLDQSTKISIFKNYGTAMLKTGDLELEFVGARKESYQQESRNPIVENGTLEDDQNRRDFTINAMAFSLMPGTFGELVDPFNGMQDLKDRIIRTPLDPDITYSDDPLRMLRAIRFASQLGFRIEEESFESIRKNADRIKIITNERIHVELHKIMLCDKPSLGFLLLEKSGLLDHILPELTALKGIEELEGQTHKDNFYHTLEVVDNISQQTDSLWLRWAALLHDIGKAPTKRFSKKVGWTFHGHEFKGSQMVFHLFKRLRMPLNEHMKFVQKMVRMSSRPIAVIDESATDSAVRRLVHDAGDYIEDLMTLCEADITTKNPRRFKKYHNNFQKVRDKIVEVEERDHVRNFQPPVSGEEIMKAFGLKPCREIGIIKSTIKEAILDGDIPNEHDAAYELMLKKGKELGLEVH; encoded by the coding sequence ATCAAATATCCTGAAGCGCTTGAAGCGCCTGTATTCCAAATATTATCAAAAGCGGCTAGCGAGTTACGCATGCCTAGCTTTGTGATAGGTGGTTTTGTGCGTGATTTCTTTTTGAAAAGAGGAAAGGCAACAGATATTGATGTGGTTGCCGTAGGCAGCGGCATTGAACTTGCCAAAAAAACCAAAGAGCTGCTTGATCAAAGTACCAAGATCAGCATCTTTAAAAATTATGGTACCGCCATGCTCAAAACGGGCGATCTAGAACTGGAATTTGTAGGTGCGCGCAAAGAGAGCTATCAGCAGGAAAGTCGCAATCCCATTGTTGAAAACGGCACGCTAGAAGACGATCAAAATCGCAGGGATTTTACCATCAACGCCATGGCTTTTTCTTTAATGCCGGGAACATTTGGCGAGCTGGTAGATCCATTTAACGGCATGCAAGATCTCAAAGATCGTATTATACGCACGCCACTAGATCCAGATATCACCTACAGCGATGACCCATTGCGCATGCTGCGCGCAATCAGGTTTGCGAGTCAATTAGGTTTTAGGATTGAAGAAGAATCTTTTGAAAGCATCAGGAAGAACGCTGACCGCATCAAGATCATCACCAATGAGCGCATTCATGTAGAGCTGCACAAAATCATGCTGTGCGACAAACCATCGCTAGGGTTTCTATTACTTGAAAAAAGCGGATTGCTGGATCACATCCTGCCAGAGCTTACAGCCCTTAAAGGCATCGAGGAATTAGAAGGTCAGACACACAAAGACAACTTTTACCACACGCTAGAAGTAGTCGATAATATCTCACAACAAACTGATAGTCTTTGGTTACGCTGGGCAGCACTACTGCACGATATTGGTAAAGCACCTACTAAGAGATTCAGCAAGAAAGTGGGCTGGACTTTTCATGGTCATGAATTTAAAGGCTCGCAGATGGTTTTCCACCTGTTCAAGAGATTGCGCATGCCACTTAATGAGCATATGAAATTTGTTCAGAAGATGGTGCGCATGTCCTCTAGACCTATTGCGGTGATTGACGAGAGCGCGACTGATAGCGCAGTGCGCAGATTGGTTCATGATGCAGGCGATTATATCGAGGATCTCATGACGCTGTGTGAAGCAGACATTACCACCAAAAATCCACGCAGATTCAAGAAATACCACAACAATTTTCAGAAGGTGCGCGACAAGATAGTAGAGGTTGAGGAGCGTGATCACGTGCGCAACTTCCAGCCGCCAGTTTCTGGAGAGGAAATCATGAAAGCCTTTGGTTTGAAGCCGTGCCGCGAAATTGGTATCATTAAATCAACTATCAAAGAAGCCATTCTAGACGGCGATATACCTAATGAGCATGATGCGGCCTATGAATTGATGCTCAAAAAAGGGAAAGAATTAGGACTTGAGGTTCACTAA
- a CDS encoding GlcG/HbpS family heme-binding protein codes for MNITLKQAEALIEKAKSKAVELDTKMNISIVDAGANQVAFVRMDGAWLGSADIALKKAKTARFFDMPSGEIGKISQPGESLFNIEHSNGGLITFPGGLPLKNKDGEIIGAVGVSGSTVENDHAVASAAAQAM; via the coding sequence ATGAATATTACCTTAAAGCAGGCGGAAGCCTTAATTGAAAAAGCAAAGTCTAAAGCGGTAGAGCTAGATACCAAAATGAACATAAGCATCGTCGATGCAGGAGCAAATCAGGTTGCTTTTGTACGTATGGATGGTGCTTGGTTAGGTAGCGCAGACATTGCACTCAAGAAAGCCAAAACCGCTAGATTTTTTGATATGCCATCTGGTGAGATTGGTAAAATATCACAGCCTGGCGAGTCGCTATTCAATATTGAGCATTCTAATGGTGGTCTTATTACGTTTCCAGGTGGATTGCCGCTTAAAAATAAGGATGGCGAGATCATAGGCGCAGTTGGCGTAAGCGGCAGTACCGTAGAAAATGATCACGCAGTGGCTAGCGCAGCAGCACAGGCTATGTAA
- a CDS encoding glycosyltransferase produces the protein MHQAGTIIVLHKSGEPSHYRALVHAANANGVQVVFREFSIISKLFKGIIRFNGSIVKKQLVNLTTLISLWFSKNKFVVLGIAPYDSKLIRILKVLKNHHVYYHTSWPIWDGTDYPKRKKVTNKVLTRWKQFLEKDVEHIYTVTATAKESLLENYQITAPITVVGHSYDPSVFKTSDVERIYDACYAGRLVSEKGIDDLLKWSQQHPEFKFAFMGSGDDVDAVKTAANQNDHLHYLPASQSAVEVSRLFQQSDYLILYARRTQRWQELFGMVIIEAMACGCIPITTDHVGPKEIIDHAVNGYIFEEDVFIGKLASIMKDKPSAEMKIAARKRASDFAIESISSRWINVVKNAAYA, from the coding sequence ATGCATCAGGCTGGAACCATTATCGTTTTGCACAAATCAGGCGAGCCATCGCATTATAGAGCTTTGGTGCATGCTGCAAATGCAAATGGTGTCCAGGTTGTTTTTAGAGAGTTCTCTATAATTAGTAAACTCTTCAAGGGAATTATCAGATTTAATGGATCGATTGTCAAAAAACAGTTGGTCAATCTAACCACGTTGATTTCCTTATGGTTTTCAAAAAACAAATTTGTGGTGTTGGGCATCGCGCCTTATGACAGCAAGCTCATCAGGATCTTGAAAGTCTTGAAAAATCATCATGTATATTATCATACATCCTGGCCCATTTGGGATGGAACGGATTATCCTAAACGTAAAAAGGTCACAAACAAAGTTCTTACTCGCTGGAAGCAGTTTCTAGAAAAGGACGTCGAGCATATTTATACAGTTACTGCAACTGCAAAGGAATCCTTGCTAGAAAATTATCAAATCACAGCGCCTATCACGGTAGTAGGTCATAGCTATGATCCATCCGTATTTAAGACATCTGATGTTGAACGAATCTATGATGCCTGTTATGCTGGTAGATTGGTCTCAGAAAAAGGTATTGATGATTTGTTGAAATGGTCGCAGCAGCATCCCGAATTCAAATTTGCTTTCATGGGATCAGGCGATGATGTGGATGCGGTTAAAACGGCTGCTAATCAAAATGATCATTTGCATTACCTACCTGCATCACAATCTGCGGTTGAGGTGAGTAGATTGTTTCAGCAATCGGATTACTTGATTTTATATGCGCGCAGGACGCAGCGCTGGCAGGAATTGTTTGGTATGGTCATAATTGAAGCTATGGCTTGCGGTTGTATTCCAATAACCACAGATCATGTCGGCCCTAAGGAAATCATAGATCATGCTGTGAACGGATATATATTTGAGGAAGACGTCTTTATCGGCAAATTAGCATCCATTATGAAAGATAAACCTAGCGCAGAAATGAAGATCGCCGCCCGGAAAAGAGCCAGCGATTTTGCCATCGAGAGTATTTCAAGTCGATGGATCAATGTAGTCAAAAACGCTGCTTATGCTTGA
- a CDS encoding glycosyltransferase: MLDVSCIIVNYNTAQLTIEAIKSIQKFTSDNLDYEIVVADNASKYEDFEQLKTLIDQIADSRLKLVRSRINTGFGSGNMLAVSHAAPSKYYAFINSDVLFVQQNTLKDLQNFMTTNPHIGVCSPQMLGPDRSFRSTLDHYATPARQLLKRGFLEKWDSTRYPKRKIKYNKPIKADYMQGSFLFVDAVAFNQVGGFDQHLFLYYEESDLCMRLKKLLQKDAYLYPQQEYIHLQGASTTKNIVIKMEQKISLLYLIHKHHGFLAHRFMLCFYVVKYFFSSLVKPKNWRLFQLLLRGAPLSASLSQKQKVLDR; the protein is encoded by the coding sequence ATGCTTGATGTTTCTTGTATCATCGTTAACTACAACACGGCACAATTAACAATTGAAGCCATAAAATCTATCCAAAAGTTTACTAGCGACAATCTAGACTATGAGATTGTTGTTGCAGATAACGCCTCCAAATATGAAGACTTTGAGCAATTGAAGACATTAATTGATCAAATTGCCGATTCTAGATTAAAATTGGTGCGCAGCAGGATAAATACAGGTTTTGGTTCAGGAAATATGCTTGCCGTTTCTCATGCGGCTCCATCTAAATATTATGCCTTTATCAATAGTGATGTACTGTTTGTTCAACAGAATACTTTGAAGGATTTGCAGAATTTCATGACTACAAATCCACATATAGGTGTTTGTTCACCACAAATGCTGGGTCCAGATAGGAGCTTTAGATCTACCTTAGATCACTATGCCACACCAGCAAGGCAACTACTCAAACGAGGTTTTCTTGAAAAATGGGACAGCACTCGATACCCAAAACGCAAGATCAAGTATAATAAACCCATCAAAGCAGATTACATGCAGGGCAGCTTCCTATTTGTCGATGCAGTTGCTTTTAATCAAGTAGGTGGATTTGACCAGCATTTATTCTTGTATTATGAAGAGAGCGATTTATGCATGCGGCTTAAAAAACTGCTGCAAAAGGACGCTTACCTATATCCACAGCAGGAATATATCCATTTGCAAGGTGCCAGCACGACTAAAAACATCGTGATTAAAATGGAGCAAAAAATCAGCCTGCTCTATTTGATCCACAAACATCATGGATTCTTAGCGCATCGATTTATGTTGTGCTTTTATGTTGTGAAGTACTTCTTTTCTAGTCTTGTAAAACCTAAAAATTGGAGACTTTTTCAACTGCTACTGCGTGGTGCGCCCCTAAGTGCCTCGCTTTCTCAAAAACAGAAAGTACTAGACCGCTAG